Proteins from a genomic interval of Capsicum annuum cultivar UCD-10X-F1 chromosome 4, UCD10Xv1.1, whole genome shotgun sequence:
- the LOC124897901 gene encoding receptor kinase-like protein Xa21 translates to MVGSLPPEIVNLKAATLIDLSMNQFSNGIPTVIGGLKNLANLSFETQQVTRSYTWLNEQHGIEEVKVRLSKLSHCLVTRERISYSELLQATDDLSESNLIGFGSFGSVYKGVLRSGTAIAVKVFNPQLDTECEVLRSLRHRNLVKVITSFSNLDFKALVLDYMPNGSLELYLYSHNYFLDIKQRLGIMIDVACALEYLHHGCSLPVIHCDMKPSNVLLDEYMVAHLSDFGISKLLGEDQGDLYTKTLAIFGYIAPEYGLEGLVSTKCDVYSYGVMLLESG, encoded by the exons ATGGTAGGTTCTTTACCTCCAGAAATTGTAAATCTAAAGGCTGCGACACTTATAGATCTGTCAATGAATCAATTCTCAAATGGAATTCCTACAGTAATTGGAGGCTTGAAAAATCTGGCAAACCTTTCTTTTGAGACACAACAAGTTACTAGGAGCTATACCTGGCTCAATGAGCAACATG GTATAGAAGAGGTAAAAGTGCGCCTCAGCAAGCTGAGTCATTGTCTCGTAACACGAGAAAGAATTTCATACTCTGAACTGCTCCAAGCAACGGATGACCTTAGTGAGAGTAATCTGATTGGTTTTGGAAGTTTTGGTTCTGTTTACAAAGGTGTTCTCAGAAGTGGAACTGCCATTGCAGTTAAAGTGTTCAACCCGCAACTGGATACGGAATGTGAAGTTTTGCGTAGCCTTCGCCATAGGAATCTCGTAAAAGTCATTACTAGTTTTTCGAATCTTGATTTTAAGGCTTTAGTTCTTGATTATATGCCTAATGGGAGTCTTGAGTTGTATTTGTATTCGCACAACTACTTCCTCGACATCAAGCAGAGACTAGGCATAatgatagatgtggcatgtgCTTTGGAATATCTTCACCATGGGTGCTCGTTGCCTGTGATTCACTGTGACATGAAGCCTAGTAACGTCTTGCTGGATGAATATATGGTTGCCCACCTCAGCGACTTTGGCATTTCAAAACTGCTTGGTGAAGATCAGGGTGATTTGTACACTAAAACCTTAGCAATATTCGGGTATATTGCACCAG AGTATGGACTGGAAGGACTAGTGTCAACAAAGTGTGACGTCTATAGTTATGGGGTCATGTTGCTGGAATCTGGGTGA